AGTACAGATCGCTATCTTAACAGCACGTATCGAGGAATTAAATGCTCATCTTGCTGAGAACAAAAACGACTATCATTCAAGACGTGGTCTTTTAAAGATGGTTGGTCAGAGACGTGGTTTACTGGCATACTTAAAGAAAGTTGATATCGAAAGATATCGTTCCTTAATTGAGCGTTTAGGTCTTAGAAAATAAGATCTTCTCCATACAGAGCCGCTTCCGCATGGAGGCTGGCTTGTATGGATACCGTATGGAATCTGTTCCATGCGGTTTTATCGAGTGGAGATATACTCCACTCGATTTTCAGTTAAATAAGAAAGGGTCCCCAAAAAGATTCTTTCCAAAGACGGATTACAGGCAGAAGTATATTTCCGAGACCACTGAAAAATGTATGAAAAGTCGTGTATTTTTCAGTAGTTTCGGTGCTTCTGTCTCCACAGAGAAAAGGAGAAAACGAATGTATAAAAGTTTTTCAATGGAACTTGCCGGCAGAACATTGACTGTTGATATCGGCAGAGTGTGTGCCCAGGCAAATGGTGCTGCATTATTAAAATACGGCGAGACAACTGTCTTATCTACAGCTACCGCATCGGACAAGCCGAGAGATGGCGTTGATTTCTTCCCGCTCAGTGTTGAGTATGAGGAGAAGATGTATGCAGTTGGAAAGATCCCTGGAGGCTTCAATAAGAGAGAGGGAAAAGCATCTGAGAATGCGATCCTGACTTCTCGTGTTATTGACCGTCCAATGCGTCCGCTGTTCCCGAAAGATTACCGTAATGACGTTACCATCAACAACATGGTTATGTCTGTTGACACAGAGTGCCGTCCGGAAGTTGTAGCAATGATCGGTTCTGCACTTGCAGTTACCATTTCTGACATCCCATTTGCAGGTCCTTGTGCTATGACACAGATGGGTATGGTAGATGGCGAGTTTATCATCAATCCGTCCCA
The Roseburia rectibacter DNA segment above includes these coding regions:
- the rpsO gene encoding 30S ribosomal protein S15: MIAKEKKQAIIAEYGRTPGDTGSPEVQIAILTARIEELNAHLAENKNDYHSRRGLLKMVGQRRGLLAYLKKVDIERYRSLIERLGLRK